The genomic stretch TTTATGCGGAAGGTTATCTGAAAGACTATTTCCGAGCAGAAAACGAGTTTTCGGTTATGTCGGCGGTGGCCGGGGCATCCATGGGCGGGGTACGCGTTTTCACCGCTACCGGTGGGCCGGGAACCCTGCGTGCTTTTGAAATGTTTCCCACCTGGGCCGGCGCCCGCCTGCCGATTGTCAGCGCCTATCTCACCCGGGGTGTAAACTCGCCGCTCACCATTCAGCCCGATACCATCGAGATGGCCTATATGCTGAACACCGGGATGATGATGTTCCACGCCGAAAATGCCCAGGATCTTTACGACATGGTCTTAAAGGCTTTCGTCATCGCTGAAAAGCCCGAGGTGCATATCCCGTTGGGTGTTTTCGCCGACGGATTTTTCGTCACTCATACCCGGGACGAAGTTTCAACCACTCCGGCGGAACTGAAGTTGTCTCCTTATGACCCGTACAGTTCCCCTGTTCCGGTCATGGATATGGAAAACGTGCCCTTCCGGCAGATGCGGGATCCCTTCGTTATGAAAAGCAACTTTATCAGTTACGCGGCCCACGCCTCCTGGCAGCAAGAGGTGATGGCGGCGGCAGAAAGAGCCCGTCGGCATATTGAACACTATTTACAAGGCTTGGTGGATGTCGAAAACGCTGAGGCGGATATCCTGATCATCGCCTCCGGCACCGCCGTATCGCAGAGTCGGGCAGCGATCAATGCGGCGGCAGACGAAGGAATTGACGTGGGGCTGGTGAAAATCAAGTGCATCCGCCCATTCCCCACGGAAGAAATTAAAGCGCTTACCGGCCGGTGCAAAGCGATAATCGTCCCGGAATTTAACCGAGTCGGTTGGTTGGCTGGAGAAATCAAGGCTACAGTGGAAGTCAATACCAAGGTAGTGGGTGGACCGCGGGTCTTCGGCGGGATGACCATGCCTGTGGGGATGATTTTGGATGTCATTAGGAGGTGTTCGGCATGAAGGGCAATCTGTTTGAAATATCTCCCGGTTTCGAGGACGTCATGCCCATCGAATACCGGGAACTGGTGGATAATGGCCCCTTCGGAAAAAACCTGGGGGTGGCCGATCTGGGTACGTTTAAGGAACTTCTGGAAGAGCACCCCCTTTGCGCCGGATGTGGCCTTGCCCTTTCCCTGCGCCTGGTCATGGCCTCATTGCCCAATCCCGAAGATACGGTCATCGTCGGCTCCACGGGATGTAGCTCCCTGGCCTTCCCCCAGGCGGCGGTGCACAACATTCATTCTCTCTTTGGAAATCAAAACGCTGTGGCCACCGGATTGAAGAGAGCCCTTTCCATCCGCTTTCCTGACCGCGTTAAAGACGTAGTCGTTATCGCCGGGGATGGCGCCACCTGTGATATCGGTCTGGAGGCGGTGTTGCATTCCTGGTTCAGGAGGGAAAAGCTCACCACGATTATGCTGGATAATGAGGCCTACGCTAATACCGGGGGGCAGGAAAGCGGCATGAGCCAATTAGGGGCAGTCCTGAACA from Atribacteraceae bacterium encodes the following:
- a CDS encoding transketolase C-terminal domain-containing protein, which codes for QKVVDPEYLFFQSERTKLFITGSESVGEAIKRANVDIAIAYPVTPQSESMHLVGDLYAEGYLKDYFRAENEFSVMSAVAGASMGGVRVFTATGGPGTLRAFEMFPTWAGARLPIVSAYLTRGVNSPLTIQPDTIEMAYMLNTGMMMFHAENAQDLYDMVLKAFVIAEKPEVHIPLGVFADGFFVTHTRDEVSTTPAELKLSPYDPYSSPVPVMDMENVPFRQMRDPFVMKSNFISYAAHASWQQEVMAAAERARRHIEHYLQGLVDVENAEADILIIASGTAVSQSRAAINAAADEGIDVGLVKIKCIRPFPTEEIKALTGRCKAIIVPEFNRVGWLAGEIKATVEVNTKVVGGPRVFGGMTMPVGMILDVIRRCSA
- a CDS encoding thiamine pyrophosphate-dependent enzyme, whose translation is MKGNLFEISPGFEDVMPIEYRELVDNGPFGKNLGVADLGTFKELLEEHPLCAGCGLALSLRLVMASLPNPEDTVIVGSTGCSSLAFPQAAVHNIHSLFGNQNAVATGLKRALSIRFPDRVKDVVVIAGDGATCDIGLEAVLHSWFRREKLTTIMLDNEAYANTGGQESGMSQLGAVLNMAPMGKKFKKIDFPGVARAAGCVYVAMVAPNQPKRLERAVRRAILIAREIGPTYVQLFAPCPTNYKFKPGDTLALIKEREKEGVFQPQEYLSPEAEECVHQVEEALR